The following proteins come from a genomic window of Dreissena polymorpha isolate Duluth1 chromosome 1, UMN_Dpol_1.0, whole genome shotgun sequence:
- the LOC127837078 gene encoding ADP-ribose pyrophosphatase, mitochondrial-like — translation MRRSACKVTSCLSGLPAVWSRKVHNTCYQNSHLVSYRILHHHFEDFKPCSYISFIAIMGLHMNARCEVYPRAPDVKRFPVPDDKVDWAVKFPEYKPTDFTSKSVSSQPVWADNPDPCEIKFNCVDESLKVDRRCFKNGQPHSYAIDEKGYPINPSGRTGLKGRGSLGRWGPNHAADPIVTRWKRDSKGNVVQKDGKNVLQFVAVKRTDGGGWALPGGMVNPGENKTATLIREFGEEALNSLEKSEKQIEEMKKSMADFFKDGETVYKGYVDDPRNTDNSWMETKAMNFHDSNGECVGKFSLHAGDDAAEVQWMDIDHSLKLYASHIDFIKATVGRLNAHW, via the exons ATGAGAAGGTCTGCGTGTAAGGTCACTAGTTGCCTATCTGGTTTACCAGCAGTTTGGTCAAGGAAAGTACACAATACTTGCTACCAGAATAGTCATCTAGTCTCTTATAGGATTTTACATCACCATTTTGAGGACTTTAAACCCTGCAGTTACATTTCCTTTATTGCTATCATGGGATTGCACATGAATGCCAGGTGTGAAGTCTATCCTCGAGCCCCTGATGTGAAGAGGTTTCCGGTTCCAGATGATAAGGTGGACTGGGCAGTAAAATTTCCTGAATATAAGCCGACAGATTTCACCAGTAAATCAGTTTCTAGCCAGCCAGTCTGGGCAGATAATCCTGATCCATG TGAAATCAAATTTAACTGTGTTGATGAAAGTTTGAAAGTTGATAGAAGATGTTTTAAAAATGGACAACCACACAGTTATGCAATTGATGAGAAAGGATATCCAAT AAACCCCAGCGGTCGAACAGGGTTGAAGGGAAGAGGAAGCCTTGGAAGATGGGGACCAAACCACGCTGCAGACCCCATTGTAACCAG ATGGAAGCGAGACAGTAAGGGGAATGTAGTGCAGAAGGATGGAAAGAATGTTCTGCAGTTTGTGGCAGTGAAGAGGACAGACGGTGGGGGTTGGGCTCTACCTGGG GGCATGGTCAACCCTGGAGAGAACAAGACAGCAACCTTGATAAGAGAGTTTGGGGAGGAGGCTCTTAATTCTTTGGAAAAGTCCGAGAAACAGATTGAAGAGATGAAAAAAAGCATGGCAGATTTTTTCAAAGATGGAGAAACA GTCTACAAAGGGTATGTTGATGACCCACGGAACACAGACAATTCCTGGATGGAGACGAAAGCTATGAACTTTCACGACTCAAATGGGGAGTGTGTCGGCAAATTCTCTCTACACGCAG GTGATGATGCAGCAGAGGTACAATGGATGGACATTGACCACTCTTTGAAGCTATACGCAAGTCATATAGACTTTATCAAGGCCACCGTGGGCAGGCTCAATGCTCACTGGTAG